Sequence from the Microbacterium faecale genome:
GTGAGCTGGCTCGCGATTTCGATCAACGCCTTCAACCGGCTCGCGATCGCGGGGCGGTATCCGGTGCCGCCGCTCTCCGACTCCGAGTGAGGTTAGGCAACGCTATCCTTCCTGGCGTATGATGAAGACATCATGACGAGCCAGCAGATCAGCATCGCGCACGACGACACCCGTTGTCGCGCACGGCGCCACGCCCGCGCTCAGCACCTCGTCGTCGCTGACGAGACGACCCTCGTGGATGTCGAGCTTCTGCTCGCGACATTGCCGCTGTGCGCGTCGGGTCGCGTGTTCCTCGAGGTTCCCGACGCGTCGTGGATCGGTCGCATCTCCGCGCCCCCGCGGATGACGGTCACGTGGCTCGATCGCTCGGCACGCCGCGGTGCCCCCGGCACCAGCGCACTGTGCAAGCGCGGCGTCGCGATTACGCGCGCGGCCATCGCATACGCGGACGAAATGCTGTGCGACGAGAGCGCATCCGCGACGCACGTCACTCTGCTGGGTGGCTACCTCGCGACGGCCGATATCGTCGAGCACCTCACCGGCGAGATCGGCATCGATCGCTCCGCCATCACGGTGCGCGACGCGCTCGCCGCGTACGTCTGAGCCTCACGCCTTCGCGAGGGCGCCGATCACGCGAAGGATCGTGCCGAGGTCGTCTACTGCCTCGGCCGGCGAGTGCGGCGCGAAGCCGACGATCGAGGCTCCGACGAGCGCGAAGCGCTCACGGAGAGCGCCGATGGCCGCGATGAGCGTGGTCGGCTCCATGCCGAATGGCTGCGCGTCGGGGACACCCGTGATTCGACTG
This genomic interval carries:
- a CDS encoding SIP domain-containing protein; its protein translation is MTSQQISIAHDDTRCRARRHARAQHLVVADETTLVDVELLLATLPLCASGRVFLEVPDASWIGRISAPPRMTVTWLDRSARRGAPGTSALCKRGVAITRAAIAYADEMLCDESASATHVTLLGGYLATADIVEHLTGEIGIDRSAITVRDALAAYV